In Cicer arietinum cultivar CDC Frontier isolate Library 1 chromosome 7, Cicar.CDCFrontier_v2.0, whole genome shotgun sequence, a single window of DNA contains:
- the LOC101514071 gene encoding uncharacterized protein isoform X1 → MMDLSPSFLNEKKWVHSNMFSLESYINPFPTINTNIFPRVLDTDKFNTERRLQVTSMAFFGKLGNILRQGANRKIISELRPSPSVFQAIRCMNSGPTTKLFIGGVSYSTDEQSLREAFSRYGEVIDARIIMDRETGRSRGFAFITFNSVEEASSAIQALDGQDLHGRRVRVNYASERPRGYGAGGDGGFGGSYGNASYGGGGSPYGGYGGSPYGGASSGGSYGGNVEGGYGGGPGGNYGASGAGNNYSAPDGFGTSNAAGSYGGSGANYGNDGNIASGNTYTREHLHRGVSGGGYDGSGGYDGSGGLGYGSSGQFDSKDSGNLNEDFGGSGGSIEGNYRDDDDTDHFAKRA, encoded by the exons ATGATGGACCTAAGCCCGTCTTTCTTAAATGAGAAAAAATGGGTGCATTCTAATATGTTTTCTCTTGAAAGCTACATAAACCCATTCCCTACGATAAATACAAATATCTTCCCTAGGGTTTTAGACACAGACAAGTTCAACACAGAACGCAG gTTACAAGTTACATCAATGGCTTTCTTTGGTAAACTCGGGAATATTCTACGACAAGGGGCAAATAGAAAGATTATTTCAGAATTGCGTCCATCTCCATCTGTTTTCCAGGCTATAAGATGCATGAATTCTGGTCCAACCACAAAGCTCTTTATTGGGG GTGTTTCGTATTCAACTGATGAGCAAAGTTTGAGGGAAGCTTTTTCACGATATGGTGAAGTTATTGATG CAAGGATAATTATGGATCGTGAAACTGGTAGATCCAGAGGATTTGCCTTTATCACATTCAATTCTGTTGAAGAGGCATCAAGTGCCATTCAGGCCTTGGATGGTCAG GACCTTCATGGTCGTCGGGTTAGGGTAAACTATGCTAGTGAAAGGCCTCGTGGATATGGTGCTGGCGGTGACGGAGGTTTTGGTGGTTCTTATGGCAATGCATCCTATGGTGGTGGAGGTTCTCCATACGGAGGTTATGGGGGCTCTCCATACGGTGGTGCTTCAAGTGGTGGTAGCTATGGTGGAAATGTAGAGGGAGGTTATGGTGGAGGGCCAGGTGGCAATTATGGGGCCAGTGGTGCTGGCAATAACTATTCTGCTCCTGATGGTTTTGGAACTAGCAATGCTGCTGGCAGTTACGGTGGAAGTGGGGCGAATTATGGAAATGATGGTAACATTGCTAGTGGAAACACTTACACCAGGGAACACTTACACCGGGGAGTCTCTGGTGGTGGATATGATGGAAGTGGTGGATATGATGGAAGTGGGGGATTGGGATATGGCAGCAGTGGCCAATTTGATAGCAAAGACAGTGGCAATTTAAATGAGGATTTCGGAGGTTCCGGGGGCTCCATTGAAGGAAATTATAGGGATGATGATGATACTGATCATTTTGCCAAAAGGGCCTGA
- the LOC101514071 gene encoding uncharacterized protein isoform X2, translating into MRELAIRELQVTSMAFFGKLGNILRQGANRKIISELRPSPSVFQAIRCMNSGPTTKLFIGGVSYSTDEQSLREAFSRYGEVIDARIIMDRETGRSRGFAFITFNSVEEASSAIQALDGQDLHGRRVRVNYASERPRGYGAGGDGGFGGSYGNASYGGGGSPYGGYGGSPYGGASSGGSYGGNVEGGYGGGPGGNYGASGAGNNYSAPDGFGTSNAAGSYGGSGANYGNDGNIASGNTYTREHLHRGVSGGGYDGSGGYDGSGGLGYGSSGQFDSKDSGNLNEDFGGSGGSIEGNYRDDDDTDHFAKRA; encoded by the exons ATGCGTGAATTAGCGATCAGAGA gTTACAAGTTACATCAATGGCTTTCTTTGGTAAACTCGGGAATATTCTACGACAAGGGGCAAATAGAAAGATTATTTCAGAATTGCGTCCATCTCCATCTGTTTTCCAGGCTATAAGATGCATGAATTCTGGTCCAACCACAAAGCTCTTTATTGGGG GTGTTTCGTATTCAACTGATGAGCAAAGTTTGAGGGAAGCTTTTTCACGATATGGTGAAGTTATTGATG CAAGGATAATTATGGATCGTGAAACTGGTAGATCCAGAGGATTTGCCTTTATCACATTCAATTCTGTTGAAGAGGCATCAAGTGCCATTCAGGCCTTGGATGGTCAG GACCTTCATGGTCGTCGGGTTAGGGTAAACTATGCTAGTGAAAGGCCTCGTGGATATGGTGCTGGCGGTGACGGAGGTTTTGGTGGTTCTTATGGCAATGCATCCTATGGTGGTGGAGGTTCTCCATACGGAGGTTATGGGGGCTCTCCATACGGTGGTGCTTCAAGTGGTGGTAGCTATGGTGGAAATGTAGAGGGAGGTTATGGTGGAGGGCCAGGTGGCAATTATGGGGCCAGTGGTGCTGGCAATAACTATTCTGCTCCTGATGGTTTTGGAACTAGCAATGCTGCTGGCAGTTACGGTGGAAGTGGGGCGAATTATGGAAATGATGGTAACATTGCTAGTGGAAACACTTACACCAGGGAACACTTACACCGGGGAGTCTCTGGTGGTGGATATGATGGAAGTGGTGGATATGATGGAAGTGGGGGATTGGGATATGGCAGCAGTGGCCAATTTGATAGCAAAGACAGTGGCAATTTAAATGAGGATTTCGGAGGTTCCGGGGGCTCCATTGAAGGAAATTATAGGGATGATGATGATACTGATCATTTTGCCAAAAGGGCCTGA